A single genomic interval of uncultured Pseudodesulfovibrio sp. harbors:
- a CDS encoding DMT family transporter, with amino-acid sequence MTSATATTVDDLKLHQDVSFAKKGLVFAVLSGMTWGMNGVLLSFAFAAAVFMDEKYWLLAPLTVGALHDTCAALWLLVFNGLTGRLKELGRTLRSKSARLVVLGALFGGPIAMSSYMLGVKFAGPAYVMPITSLYPAVASVLASIFLKEKICLRAWCGLALCVVGGVVIGYAPPEGSLGTEFYMGIAFAVVAMFGWGVEGVLATSGMDLLDPAVALNVRQLTSSTVYLFVVLPLAGGYALLGPGLFSDVGWVFPAAAFVGTASYVCWYRAMNMTGVSRAMAINITYSLWGILFSAIFTEVNITANLLLGALGITIGMVLVVGNPKEMTSLRNVD; translated from the coding sequence ATGACTTCAGCAACCGCTACAACCGTCGACGACCTCAAACTGCATCAGGACGTGTCCTTTGCGAAAAAAGGACTCGTCTTCGCCGTGCTTTCAGGCATGACCTGGGGAATGAACGGTGTTCTGCTTAGTTTTGCATTTGCCGCCGCCGTATTCATGGACGAGAAGTATTGGCTCCTCGCTCCACTGACGGTCGGTGCATTGCATGATACATGCGCTGCCTTGTGGCTGCTCGTTTTCAACGGCCTTACCGGACGGCTCAAGGAGCTTGGGCGTACCCTGCGCAGCAAGTCCGCCCGTCTGGTTGTTCTCGGAGCCCTTTTCGGTGGCCCCATTGCCATGTCGTCCTACATGCTGGGCGTGAAGTTTGCCGGTCCGGCGTATGTCATGCCAATTACCTCTCTGTATCCGGCAGTGGCATCTGTTCTTGCTTCGATATTTCTCAAGGAGAAAATCTGCCTGCGTGCATGGTGCGGGCTTGCCCTGTGCGTTGTCGGTGGTGTGGTCATTGGCTATGCACCGCCTGAAGGTTCGCTTGGTACCGAATTTTACATGGGCATCGCCTTTGCCGTGGTCGCCATGTTCGGCTGGGGTGTCGAGGGTGTACTCGCAACATCCGGGATGGACCTGCTCGATCCCGCCGTTGCACTGAATGTGCGTCAGCTGACATCGTCCACGGTGTACCTGTTCGTTGTTCTGCCGCTCGCCGGTGGGTACGCGCTGCTTGGTCCCGGCCTGTTTTCCGACGTGGGCTGGGTGTTCCCTGCCGCGGCATTCGTGGGAACCGCTTCCTACGTTTGCTGGTACCGGGCAATGAACATGACCGGAGTCAGCCGCGCCATGGCCATCAATATTACGTATTCCCTGTGGGGAATCCTGTTCAGCGCCATTTTTACCGAGGTGAATATTACTGCCAACCTGCTTTTGGGTGCCCTCGGCATTACCATCGGCATGGTTCTGGTGGTCGGAAATCCCAAGGAAATGACCAGTCTGCGGAACGTGGACTAG
- a CDS encoding DsrE family protein — protein MINSVCFVVSKPLGVELSALGIRTAWACHQNGFEAKIVYTEEGVWCLTGNPGYQTSMLNDFIEEDGEVFVIREELEKRGLSEDNLIDGVEIVDAADVADLCEDVETVNYF, from the coding sequence ATGATTAATTCAGTCTGTTTTGTCGTGTCCAAGCCGCTTGGCGTGGAACTGTCCGCCCTCGGTATCCGTACCGCTTGGGCCTGCCACCAAAATGGCTTTGAAGCCAAGATCGTCTACACCGAAGAAGGAGTCTGGTGCCTGACCGGCAATCCCGGATACCAGACCTCCATGCTCAATGATTTCATCGAGGAAGACGGCGAAGTGTTCGTCATTCGCGAAGAACTCGAGAAGCGCGGCCTGTCCGAGGACAACCTCATCGACGGCGTGGAGATTGTTGACGCCGCTGATGTGGCTGATCTGTGTGAAGATGTCGAAACTGTTAACTATTTTTAG
- a CDS encoding 4Fe-4S dicluster domain-containing protein, translated as MEFATEQVVYFSPTKTTLKIVDAVAEGLGLKSVSRVDLTFPSKNEAIEDAGDLAVIGVPVYSGRVPDLAVKRLRKHVQGKGRPAVLVVVYGNRAYDDALLELRNLAEELGFVPVAAGAFIGEHSFSTPELPVVPGYPTESHVEKARHFGAGVIEKMQAVESLGQMGELQVPGNFPYRDGAPVSTVSPKTRAEECTHCGECARMCPSQAITVTETAVETEPSACIWCSACIRACPSGGRYWDVPRVHEINVFLHENHADPKEPETFL; from the coding sequence ATGGAATTTGCGACTGAACAGGTAGTGTATTTTTCTCCCACAAAAACGACGTTGAAAATTGTCGATGCCGTTGCCGAAGGCTTGGGCCTCAAGAGTGTTTCCCGAGTGGATTTGACTTTTCCTTCGAAGAATGAGGCCATTGAAGACGCTGGTGATCTGGCCGTCATAGGTGTGCCAGTGTATTCCGGCCGTGTGCCGGATCTGGCCGTGAAACGTCTTCGCAAACATGTGCAGGGCAAGGGGCGTCCGGCTGTTCTCGTGGTTGTCTACGGGAACCGGGCCTATGACGATGCCTTGCTGGAGCTTCGAAATCTGGCCGAGGAACTGGGATTTGTGCCCGTTGCCGCAGGTGCTTTCATCGGAGAGCATTCCTTTTCCACCCCCGAGCTGCCCGTGGTGCCGGGATATCCCACTGAAAGCCATGTGGAAAAGGCCCGACATTTCGGCGCGGGTGTTATCGAGAAGATGCAGGCTGTCGAATCACTGGGGCAGATGGGCGAACTTCAGGTGCCCGGTAATTTCCCCTATCGCGACGGAGCGCCGGTCTCGACGGTTTCTCCGAAGACCAGAGCGGAAGAGTGTACCCATTGCGGCGAATGTGCCCGCATGTGTCCTTCACAGGCCATAACCGTGACCGAGACGGCCGTGGAAACGGAGCCGAGCGCTTGCATCTGGTGTAGCGCCTGTATCAGGGCCTGTCCTTCCGGCGGCAGATACTGGGATGTTCCCCGTGTTCATGAAATCAACGTCTTCCTGCATGAAAACCATGCCGATCCGAAAGAGCCGGAGACGTTCTTGTAA
- a CDS encoding DsrE family protein — MSKTLTIMLLSGSAENEDAEFATRLSEAAIDKGHKVQIYLYGNAVNLSKKEIPIEGDDLHIAPRLLDHIEPTKNFERIGKICAAGADVSTCHTNEHARGIESREYVEGVKWGDVGGTFTKYLMTADVLLSIGH; from the coding sequence ATGTCAAAGACACTCACCATCATGCTCCTGTCCGGCTCTGCCGAGAACGAGGATGCAGAATTCGCAACCCGTCTCTCCGAGGCCGCGATCGACAAGGGTCACAAAGTCCAGATCTATCTGTACGGAAACGCCGTGAATCTTTCCAAAAAGGAAATTCCCATCGAAGGTGACGACCTGCACATCGCACCGCGCCTTCTCGATCACATCGAACCCACCAAGAACTTTGAACGTATCGGGAAAATCTGCGCCGCCGGTGCTGATGTTTCCACCTGCCATACCAACGAGCATGCTCGCGGTATCGAGTCCAGGGAATACGTCGAAGGCGTCAAGTGGGGCGACGTCGGCGGAACCTTTACCAAATATCTCATGACTGCGGACGTTCTTCTGTCCATCGGTCACTAA
- a CDS encoding DsrH/TusB family sulfur metabolism protein, whose protein sequence is MLFFVNKPEEGILDRIALIGGDEDKALLLVGDAVTFGTAYWEEKLEDLDVEDVYALKDAVDARNIELSDNCETVDYGEVVDLLLGSDEKVVSL, encoded by the coding sequence ATGCTCTTTTTCGTGAACAAGCCGGAAGAGGGAATTCTTGATCGAATCGCTCTTATCGGCGGCGACGAGGACAAGGCCCTGCTCCTGGTCGGCGATGCCGTAACGTTCGGTACCGCTTACTGGGAAGAAAAACTTGAAGACCTGGATGTGGAAGACGTCTACGCGCTGAAAGATGCCGTGGATGCCCGCAACATCGAACTCAGCGACAACTGCGAGACTGTGGACTACGGCGAAGTCGTGGACCTGCTGCTCGGCAGCGATGAAAAAGTCGTTTCGCTTTAA
- a CDS encoding ribonucleoside triphosphate reductase: MPIQIQKRDGCIETWSTKRIGDAIFKALNGSGIKDPLLAARLAKKVEKKLEGTDVPEQEQVQDMVQQVLMEARLYKVAERYIIYREKRRELRTQNEAFLDIAGVTESYLDNIDWRVNENSNMVHSFQGLILHMAGSVQARYVLEKYPEEVRMAHTHGYFHIHDLSFGLAGYCSGWSLRDLLLEGFNLRDRCSSSPAKHFDAACGQIVNFLGTLQNEWAGAQAFNNVDTYLAPFIRHDGLDYEIVKQQIQKLLHNLNATSRWGGQSPFTNFTFDFVPPSHIANEPIIIGGALQDSTYGEYAEEMAMINRAFLEVMLEGDADGRIFSFPIPTYNVTEDFPWESEEGKLLLKMTAKYGAPYFQNFINSDLNPEDVRSMCCRLQMDLREIRKKTGGLFGAGDLTGSIGVVTLNLPKLAYLAHNEEDFLELVTEYARLASESLEFKRKIVEKNLEAGMFPFSRRYLKNGFKGHFSTIGLIGGHEACMNLLDKGVDTPSGSRLMQRVLNQLRRLVVEFQEETGNLYNLEATPGEGTCYRLAKIDKELYSDIYTSGDETPYYTNSTLLPVGVSSDVFFALEHQNELQTLYNGGTVFHTFLGEAAPNEESVKNFLLKAMSKTKIPYISVTPTFSVCEDHGYVYGEHFNCPDCGKETEVYTRVVGYYRPVGRWNKGKQEEYKDRVEYSEQTFCVNA; encoded by the coding sequence ATGCCCATTCAGATTCAGAAACGCGACGGATGCATCGAAACATGGTCCACCAAACGCATTGGCGACGCCATTTTCAAGGCCCTCAACGGCAGCGGCATCAAGGACCCGCTCCTTGCCGCCCGCCTCGCCAAAAAAGTAGAGAAAAAGCTGGAGGGAACCGACGTTCCCGAACAGGAGCAGGTGCAGGACATGGTCCAGCAGGTGCTCATGGAAGCCCGACTCTACAAGGTGGCCGAACGCTACATCATCTATCGCGAAAAACGCCGCGAACTGCGTACCCAGAACGAGGCGTTCCTCGACATCGCCGGTGTCACCGAAAGCTATCTCGACAACATCGACTGGCGCGTCAACGAGAACTCCAACATGGTTCACTCCTTTCAGGGGCTGATCCTGCACATGGCCGGTTCGGTTCAGGCCCGCTACGTTCTTGAAAAATACCCGGAAGAAGTGCGTATGGCCCATACACACGGTTACTTCCATATCCACGACCTCTCCTTCGGCCTTGCCGGTTACTGCTCGGGCTGGTCCCTGCGCGACCTGCTGCTCGAAGGATTCAACCTGCGCGACCGCTGCTCGTCCTCCCCGGCCAAGCACTTTGACGCGGCCTGCGGCCAGATCGTCAACTTCCTCGGCACACTCCAGAACGAGTGGGCCGGTGCACAGGCGTTCAACAACGTGGACACCTATCTCGCACCGTTCATCCGTCACGACGGCCTCGACTACGAGATCGTGAAGCAGCAGATCCAGAAGCTGCTCCACAACCTCAACGCCACGTCCCGCTGGGGCGGCCAGAGCCCGTTCACCAACTTCACCTTCGACTTCGTGCCCCCGTCCCACATCGCCAACGAACCGATCATCATCGGCGGAGCGCTCCAGGACTCCACATACGGCGAGTACGCCGAGGAAATGGCCATGATCAACCGCGCCTTCCTCGAAGTCATGCTTGAAGGCGACGCGGACGGCCGCATCTTCTCCTTCCCCATCCCCACGTACAACGTGACTGAAGATTTCCCCTGGGAATCCGAGGAAGGAAAACTGCTGCTCAAGATGACCGCGAAGTACGGTGCGCCCTACTTCCAGAACTTCATCAACTCGGACCTCAACCCCGAAGACGTGCGGTCCATGTGCTGCCGTCTCCAGATGGACCTGCGCGAAATCCGCAAGAAGACCGGCGGCCTGTTCGGCGCTGGCGACCTGACCGGCTCCATCGGTGTTGTCACCCTGAACCTGCCCAAGCTCGCCTATCTCGCGCACAATGAGGAAGACTTCCTTGAACTGGTCACCGAGTACGCCCGTCTGGCCAGCGAATCCCTTGAGTTCAAGCGGAAGATCGTCGAGAAGAACCTCGAAGCGGGCATGTTCCCGTTCTCCCGCCGCTACCTCAAGAACGGCTTCAAGGGCCACTTCTCCACCATCGGCCTGATCGGCGGCCACGAGGCCTGCATGAACCTGCTGGACAAGGGCGTGGACACGCCTTCCGGCTCCCGTCTCATGCAGCGCGTGCTCAACCAGTTGCGCCGTCTGGTGGTCGAATTCCAGGAGGAGACCGGCAACCTGTACAACCTCGAAGCCACGCCCGGTGAAGGCACCTGCTACCGTCTGGCGAAGATCGACAAGGAGCTTTACTCCGACATCTACACTTCCGGCGACGAGACTCCGTACTACACCAACTCCACCCTGCTGCCCGTAGGCGTCAGCTCGGACGTGTTCTTTGCCCTTGAGCACCAGAACGAACTCCAGACGCTGTACAACGGCGGCACGGTGTTCCATACTTTCCTCGGAGAGGCCGCACCCAACGAGGAGAGCGTGAAGAACTTCCTGCTCAAGGCCATGAGCAAAACCAAGATTCCGTATATCTCGGTCACCCCGACCTTCTCGGTCTGCGAGGATCACGGCTATGTCTACGGCGAGCACTTCAACTGCCCGGACTGCGGCAAGGAAACCGAAGTCTACACCCGCGTAGTCGGCTACTACCGCCCGGTGGGCCGCTGGAACAAGGGTAAGCAGGAAGAATACAAGGACCGCGTGGAGTATTCTGAACAGACATTCTGCGTAAACGCCTAA
- a CDS encoding alkaline phosphatase family protein: protein MANETKRVALLGFDCAIPKRLEALIEEGALPNFAKFKAQGSYMTEGYNMPTVTPPSWATICTGAFPRTHGVEDYYYYNEGESLHFSKCVQAFGSDMLTAETIWDRWDKEGKKCIVTNYPTSWPSKLKNGIMVQGEGLSAAEHRWQIEGYEHKEWLCAESCVATDYYPIGVQARFEEADGWEGLTEEIEDNEPLEMVIPMEFGHAMDPLKPQTWYGLTWEGEDGYDVFALCPEKDYSKAFFTIKVREWSDVIEADFPIESDGRIEKGYFRCKLMELSDDAEDFKLYISGINGTQGYCAPADALKNVDFTKAILANDMGFVGHANGIIDNDTLIEMADFHSQWNTEIITTLMKDNPDWDLIYMHTHLIDWFYHGFLDKMDSDDPEVRELGYDLERRIYQIEDKFLGIMMDLLPEDALTCLISDHGATPIGPILNTADALKQAGLTAYEAREGEGNFFDESEGFNYELIPEKSKAVPQRYMFVYVNLKSKYPGGIVEDEDYEKVRGEIIDALLDYKHPDTGERPVMCALPKEDAKVFGMGGAQAGDVVYVLKPEYMAEHGYGFPTGESGCGSLKNVMMWRGPGVKQGYVYDRPRWLADVVPTFCHATGNPLPADTEGAICYQIFEDHDK from the coding sequence ATGGCTAACGAAACGAAAAGAGTTGCGTTGCTCGGATTTGACTGCGCCATCCCCAAGCGTCTTGAAGCGCTGATTGAAGAGGGTGCACTGCCAAACTTCGCAAAGTTCAAGGCTCAGGGTTCCTACATGACTGAGGGCTACAATATGCCCACCGTCACCCCGCCTTCCTGGGCTACTATCTGCACCGGCGCTTTCCCGCGCACCCATGGTGTTGAGGACTACTACTACTACAATGAGGGCGAATCCCTGCACTTTTCCAAGTGCGTGCAGGCCTTTGGTTCCGACATGCTGACCGCTGAGACCATCTGGGACAGGTGGGACAAGGAAGGCAAGAAGTGCATCGTCACCAACTACCCGACCTCCTGGCCTTCCAAGCTGAAGAACGGCATCATGGTTCAGGGTGAAGGCCTCTCCGCTGCCGAGCACCGCTGGCAGATCGAAGGTTACGAACACAAGGAATGGCTCTGCGCCGAGTCCTGTGTTGCAACCGATTACTACCCCATCGGCGTTCAGGCCCGCTTCGAAGAAGCTGACGGCTGGGAAGGCCTGACCGAGGAAATTGAAGACAACGAGCCGCTGGAAATGGTCATTCCCATGGAATTCGGCCACGCCATGGATCCCCTCAAGCCGCAGACCTGGTACGGCCTGACCTGGGAAGGCGAAGACGGATACGACGTATTCGCTCTGTGCCCGGAAAAGGATTACTCCAAGGCTTTCTTCACCATCAAGGTCCGTGAATGGTCCGACGTCATCGAAGCCGATTTCCCCATCGAATCCGATGGTCGCATCGAAAAGGGTTACTTCCGCTGCAAGCTGATGGAACTCTCCGACGATGCAGAAGATTTCAAGCTCTACATCTCCGGCATCAACGGCACTCAGGGCTACTGCGCTCCGGCCGACGCCCTCAAGAACGTTGATTTCACCAAGGCCATTCTGGCCAACGACATGGGTTTTGTCGGTCACGCCAACGGCATTATCGACAACGACACCCTGATCGAGATGGCAGACTTCCACTCCCAGTGGAACACCGAGATCATCACCACTCTGATGAAGGACAACCCGGATTGGGACCTCATCTACATGCACACTCACCTGATCGACTGGTTCTACCATGGCTTCCTCGACAAGATGGACAGCGACGATCCGGAAGTGCGTGAGCTTGGTTACGATCTGGAGCGCCGCATCTACCAGATCGAGGACAAGTTCCTCGGTATCATGATGGACCTCCTGCCCGAGGACGCACTGACCTGCCTGATTTCCGACCACGGCGCAACTCCGATCGGCCCGATCCTCAACACCGCTGACGCACTGAAGCAGGCCGGTCTGACCGCCTACGAAGCCCGCGAAGGCGAAGGCAACTTCTTCGACGAATCCGAAGGCTTCAACTACGAGCTGATTCCCGAGAAGTCCAAGGCTGTCCCCCAGCGCTACATGTTCGTCTACGTCAACCTGAAGTCCAAGTACCCCGGCGGCATCGTCGAGGACGAGGATTACGAGAAGGTTCGCGGCGAGATCATCGACGCTCTGCTCGACTACAAGCACCCCGACACCGGCGAACGTCCTGTTATGTGCGCACTCCCGAAAGAAGACGCCAAGGTCTTCGGTATGGGTGGTGCTCAGGCTGGTGACGTCGTGTACGTGCTCAAGCCCGAGTACATGGCTGAACACGGCTACGGCTTCCCCACCGGTGAATCCGGATGCGGTTCCCTGAAGAACGTCATGATGTGGCGTGGTCCCGGCGTCAAGCAGGGCTACGTTTACGATCGTCCGCGCTGGCTGGCCGACGTCGTGCCCACCTTCTGCCACGCAACGGGCAACCCGCTGCCGGCAGATACCGAAGGTGCGATCTGCTACCAGATCTTCGAAGATCACGACAAATAA
- a CDS encoding osmotically inducible protein OsmC, which produces MATVKFERMDENHDRFEVGAKAVPEIIMDFSSITPEERNQESMGSRILCVAALSCYCNTMVNAFKRNDVEVKSLTGSATASKDKDEVNRTRYVELEINIEVGLDEKDREVFEVVKDNMLNGSLLTYSLEEGMEVDYNIEMKAV; this is translated from the coding sequence ATGGCAACTGTCAAATTTGAGCGCATGGATGAGAACCACGACCGTTTCGAGGTCGGTGCAAAGGCTGTCCCCGAAATCATCATGGATTTCTCCTCCATTACTCCGGAGGAGCGCAATCAGGAATCCATGGGTTCCCGCATTCTCTGCGTGGCTGCCCTGTCCTGCTACTGCAACACCATGGTCAACGCCTTCAAGCGCAACGACGTTGAAGTGAAGTCCCTGACCGGTTCCGCAACCGCTTCCAAGGACAAGGACGAAGTCAACCGTACCCGTTACGTCGAACTCGAGATCAACATCGAAGTCGGTCTGGACGAGAAGGACCGTGAAGTCTTTGAAGTCGTCAAGGACAACATGCTCAACGGTTCCCTGCTGACCTACTCCCTCGAAGAGGGCATGGAAGTCGATTACAACATTGAAATGAAAGCTGTCTAA
- a CDS encoding BCCT family transporter translates to MATSGNSEGADLRPDKKILIPATLVLIAIIACSILFTEASEKVLKTVYTAFAQTTGTLYLWVTVGMMFLCAFFLFSRYGEIKFGEEDEKPEFNNYSWIAMMFCSGVAGAVMFWSIVEPLFNLAYPPQFAEPLSRQSFEWAMSYVLLHWGPVTWPWYVVTALPICYMYYKRKKPVLRISTTAEPVLGEKVNGGIGKGIEIFFIIGLMFSNAAVMGVSVPIVNHALGAVLGIEPSFTLELIVLGVSAVIFTVSVSLGLKKGIKILSDTNVCIALAMVFFCFVAGPTVFIMDNFTSSFGHMLGNFWDMVFWTDPYTDGTFPQDWTIFYALWMASYGPFMGLFIARISRGRSVRNVVGMGLAGGIAGSYMIHAVFGGCTMYAQLNGLVDAVGILKASGGPAALVATLNSLPMGYIVLIGYCVFSTIFLATSVDSCAYVISCAATTKLVPGHEPTRGHRFYWAIIQAGLALAAITMGGLGPVRIFANFSGALMLIPIAFAVAAWFKMTKEDDALVKYCKPNGK, encoded by the coding sequence ATGGCTACAAGTGGTAACAGTGAAGGTGCAGACCTTCGTCCTGATAAAAAAATCCTTATTCCCGCAACATTGGTGCTGATCGCCATTATTGCGTGTTCAATCCTTTTCACCGAGGCAAGTGAAAAAGTTCTCAAGACTGTCTATACAGCTTTTGCTCAGACGACAGGAACCCTGTATCTGTGGGTGACTGTAGGTATGATGTTCCTTTGCGCCTTCTTCCTGTTTTCTCGATATGGCGAGATCAAATTCGGCGAAGAAGACGAGAAGCCCGAGTTCAACAACTATTCATGGATCGCCATGATGTTCTGTTCCGGTGTGGCCGGTGCAGTCATGTTCTGGTCCATCGTCGAACCCCTGTTCAACCTGGCATACCCGCCCCAGTTCGCTGAGCCGCTGAGCCGTCAGTCGTTCGAGTGGGCCATGTCTTATGTCCTGTTGCACTGGGGTCCGGTGACTTGGCCGTGGTACGTGGTTACCGCACTGCCCATCTGTTACATGTACTACAAGCGCAAGAAACCTGTTCTGCGTATCAGCACAACCGCTGAACCGGTTCTCGGCGAAAAAGTCAACGGCGGCATCGGCAAGGGCATCGAGATCTTCTTCATTATCGGTCTCATGTTTTCGAACGCAGCCGTCATGGGCGTGTCCGTGCCCATCGTCAACCACGCTCTGGGTGCCGTTCTCGGCATCGAACCGAGCTTCACTCTCGAACTGATCGTTCTCGGCGTTTCCGCCGTGATCTTCACAGTTTCGGTTTCCCTCGGCCTGAAGAAGGGCATCAAGATCCTGTCCGATACCAACGTGTGTATCGCACTTGCCATGGTGTTCTTCTGTTTCGTGGCTGGTCCCACTGTCTTTATCATGGACAACTTCACGAGTTCCTTCGGTCACATGCTGGGTAACTTCTGGGATATGGTCTTCTGGACTGATCCTTACACCGACGGCACTTTCCCGCAGGATTGGACGATCTTCTATGCTCTGTGGATGGCCTCTTACGGTCCGTTCATGGGCCTGTTCATCGCCCGCATCTCTCGCGGTCGTTCTGTTCGTAACGTCGTCGGCATGGGCCTCGCCGGTGGTATCGCCGGTTCCTACATGATCCACGCTGTCTTCGGCGGCTGCACCATGTACGCCCAGCTCAACGGCCTCGTCGACGCAGTCGGCATCCTCAAGGCAAGCGGTGGCCCTGCCGCTCTTGTGGCAACCCTGAACAGCCTGCCCATGGGCTACATCGTACTCATCGGTTACTGCGTGTTCTCCACCATCTTCCTGGCAACCTCGGTTGACTCCTGCGCGTACGTCATTTCCTGTGCAGCCACCACGAAGCTGGTTCCCGGTCACGAGCCGACTCGCGGCCATCGTTTCTACTGGGCAATCATTCAGGCCGGTCTGGCCCTGGCAGCGATCACCATGGGTGGTCTCGGACCCGTTCGCATCTTCGCGAACTTCTCCGGCGCACTCATGCTGATCCCCATCGCATTCGCCGTAGCGGCGTGGTTCAAGATGACCAAGGAAGATGACGCCCTGGTCAAGTACTGCAAACCCAACGGTAAATAG
- a CDS encoding sigma 54-interacting transcriptional regulator — translation MSKPTYEELVRHCQILKAQLGSFEGTQQLYQNGQRQLTRLLNNLPGVAYRCSLDDNLRPTLEFVSRGSVDLFGVAPEFFTDQHTNVMETLAHPDDLAFMHREQQAAIVGRRPYKLHYRVCLDDDSRKWVWDQGECVYDEFDRPTHLEGIMIDISAQKLREYELVQENQKLQGSLGDRYRFGSIIGKSQGMREVFKLIIKASKSDANVIILGETGTGKDLVAQTIHEQAGSHGPYVPVNCGAIPANLMESEFFGHKKGAFSGAVRDREGYLAAADGGTLFLDEVGEIDHSLQVKLLRALESKLYTPVGGNTPRSSNFRLIAATNRDLNEMVKEGKMRSDFFFRLHVLPIRIPPLRERGEDFSLLCTEFMGRFLGPGASIPTIPGKIRAAFDRHPWPGNVRELQNVLERYLTFGEMVFSDFGIQSADSTHDLDEAIEAATECASLSEAMDIVERHMMLKALERNHWKKGITAKDLGLNMRTMQRKLKKHGI, via the coding sequence ATGAGCAAGCCGACCTATGAAGAATTGGTTCGTCATTGTCAGATCTTGAAGGCGCAGCTTGGATCGTTCGAAGGAACGCAGCAGCTGTATCAGAATGGGCAGCGTCAGTTGACTCGCCTGCTCAACAACCTGCCCGGTGTGGCGTATCGTTGCTCACTTGACGATAATTTGCGTCCCACTTTGGAATTTGTCAGCCGTGGCAGTGTTGACCTCTTTGGGGTTGCGCCGGAATTTTTCACTGACCAGCACACCAATGTCATGGAGACACTGGCGCATCCTGATGATCTCGCATTCATGCACCGGGAACAGCAGGCTGCCATTGTAGGACGTCGCCCTTACAAGCTTCATTATCGGGTCTGCCTTGATGACGACAGCCGCAAGTGGGTCTGGGATCAGGGTGAGTGTGTTTATGATGAGTTCGACAGGCCGACACACCTTGAAGGCATCATGATTGATATCAGTGCCCAGAAGCTTCGCGAATATGAGCTGGTTCAGGAGAATCAGAAGCTTCAGGGATCACTGGGGGATCGTTATCGATTCGGCAGCATCATCGGAAAGAGTCAGGGGATGCGTGAGGTTTTCAAACTCATCATCAAGGCGTCCAAGAGCGATGCCAACGTCATCATCCTCGGCGAGACCGGCACCGGTAAGGATCTTGTTGCTCAGACCATTCATGAACAGGCTGGTTCTCACGGGCCGTACGTCCCGGTGAACTGCGGTGCCATTCCTGCCAACCTGATGGAGAGCGAATTCTTCGGGCACAAGAAGGGGGCCTTTTCCGGCGCGGTACGAGATCGTGAGGGGTATCTTGCCGCAGCGGACGGCGGTACCCTGTTTCTTGACGAAGTCGGTGAGATCGATCATTCGCTACAGGTCAAGCTGCTGCGTGCGCTTGAGAGCAAGTTGTACACTCCTGTGGGCGGCAATACGCCTCGCTCATCAAATTTCAGACTTATTGCCGCTACCAACCGCGACCTGAATGAAATGGTCAAGGAAGGCAAGATGCGGTCCGACTTTTTCTTCCGGCTGCACGTACTTCCCATTCGCATTCCTCCTCTGCGCGAGAGAGGCGAGGATTTTTCTCTTCTGTGTACGGAATTCATGGGTCGCTTTCTCGGTCCGGGGGCATCAATTCCGACGATCCCCGGTAAAATCAGGGCAGCCTTTGACCGGCATCCGTGGCCGGGTAACGTGCGGGAATTGCAGAATGTGCTTGAGCGGTATCTTACCTTCGGGGAGATGGTGTTCAGTGATTTCGGTATTCAATCTGCGGATTCGACGCATGACCTTGATGAGGCGATCGAAGCGGCGACAGAGTGCGCCAGCCTGAGTGAAGCCATGGATATTGTCGAGCGGCATATGATGCTCAAGGCGCTGGAACGCAATCATTGGAAAAAGGGAATTACTGCCAAAGACTTGGGCCTGAATATGCGAACCATGCAGAGGAAACTCAAGAAGCACGGAATTTAA